In a single window of the Manis javanica isolate MJ-LG chromosome 16, MJ_LKY, whole genome shotgun sequence genome:
- the LOC140846722 gene encoding uncharacterized protein: MRLSRLVPFFDLEIIHAEAPRAPQIYGPACPGLESGSWGSAFRCAVPSRQGGSRREGLCPPRLRALPGCGWHPLPRPPAQPERPRGHVAGKARGPRPPARRPPLPAPVAAAFALLAGILPPCWSASAKFTKGSVKGNGVECSHHSECFSDCCLMNLDVMAAFCAPKTRINKVCLLQVSRKPTQTSLDDEAIIRGENRKSRGRQASSLAESNNSMAPRLDSFPVATQVPDADEDSWS, from the exons ATGAGACTCAGCCGTCTGGTGCCA ttttttgattTGGAAATAATACATGCGGAGGCCCCTAGGGCGCCTCAAATCTATGGTCCAGCGTGTCCGGGGCTCGAGTCCGGCTCTTGGGGCAGCGCCTTTCGGTGCGCCGTCCCTTCCCGGCAGGGCGGCTCCCGGCGGGAGGGGCTGTGCCCTCCGCGGCTGCGCGCGCTCCCGGGCTGCGGGTGGCACCCGCTCCCTCGCCCTCCTGCCCAGCCGGAGCGGCCCCGGGGTCACGTGGCAGGGAAGGCACGCGGCCCGCGGCCCCCGGCCCGCCGTCCTCCGCTGCCCGCTCCCGTGGCTGCAGCCTTTGCGCTCCTCGCGGGGATCCTGCCGCCCTGCTGGAGCGCGTCGGCCAAGTTTACCAAGGGGTCAGTGAAG GGGAATGGGGTCGAGTGCTCCCACCACTCTGAGTGCTTCAGTGACTGCTGCCTCATGAACTTGGACGTCATGGCTGCCTTCTGTGCCCCCAAGACCAGAATAAACAAGGTGTGCTTGCTCCAG GTATCCAGAAAGCCAACCCAAACCAGTCTGGATGATGAGGCAATCATCCGTGGTGAGAACCGGAAGTCCAGAGGCCGGCAGGCCTCAAGTCTGGCTGAATCCAACAATTCCATGGCCCCCAGGCTGGATTCCTTCCCAGTAGCCACACAAGTCCCAG ATGCTGATGAAGATTCCTGGTCTTGA